A single Triticum dicoccoides isolate Atlit2015 ecotype Zavitan chromosome 2A, WEW_v2.0, whole genome shotgun sequence DNA region contains:
- the LOC119357220 gene encoding protein SYM1-like, with the protein MAASVAFSPASACRPRLPCNPLSASTAAPSLVRLAGAGSSRRLRPASATAEPADVLPGSGAGELDLDGVVPAGLLEELPEGLDFQGTPGGDKMLDLGINAAIVLGAITFALTKVLTVDQDYWHGWTIFEILRYMPQHNWSAYEEALRANPLLVKMMISGIVYSLGDWIAQCCEGKPIFEFDRARMFRSGLIGFTLQGSLSHYYYNFCESVFPYKDWWAVPVKAAFDQTAWTALWNTIYFVSLGFLRWESPSTIFSELKSTFFPMLTAGWKLWPFAHIITYGVVPIEHRLLWVDCVELIWVTILSTYSNEKSEARTLDDSSTTDTRDNSR; encoded by the exons ATGGCGGCGTCCGTGGCCTTCTCCCCCGCATCCGCATGCAGGCCGCGGCTCCCCTGCAACCCcctctccgcctccaccgccgcgccGTCTCTCGTCCGCCTGGCGGGAGCGGGATCCTCCAGGCGCCTCCGCCCCGCCTCTGCCACGGCGGAGCCGGCCGACGTGCTGCCGGGATCCGGGGCCGGCGAGCTAGACCTGGACGGGGTGGTGCCGGCGGGGCTGCTCGAGGAGCTGCCGGAGGGCCTCGACTTCCAGGGCACCCCTGGCGGCGACAAGATGCTCGACCTCGGCATCAACGCGGCCATCGTGCTCGGCGCCATCACCTTCGCGCTCACCAAGGTCCTCACCGTCGACCAGGACTACTGGCAT GGGTGGACTATCTTCGAGATCCTGCGGTACATGCCACAGCACAACTGGTCGGCGTACGAGGAGGCCCTCAGGGCCAATCCGCTTCTTGTTAAGATGATGATCAGTGGCATCGTCTATTCCCTCGGCGACTGGATAGCCCAG TGCTGCGAAGGGAAGCCCATCTTCGAGTTTGACCGTGCTCGCATGTTCCGGTCTGGCCTCATAGGCTTCACCCTTCAGGGATCTCTTTCCCACTACTACTACAATTTCTGCGAG TCGGTGTTTCCGTACAAGGATTGGTGGGCTGTACCTGTCAAGGCTGCATTTGATCAGACGGCTTGGACTGCGCTGTGGAACACCATCTACTTCGTCTCCTTGGGATTCCTTCGGTGGGAATCTCCGTCCACCATATTCAGCGAGCTCAAGTCCACCTTCTTCCCCATGCTTACT GCTGGATGGAAGCTGTGGCCATTTGCACACATAATTACATATGGTGTGGTTCCTATCGAACATAGACTTCTCTGGGTCGACTGTGTCGAGTTAATCTGGGTCACCATCTTGTCAAC TTACTCGAACGAGAAATCTGAAGCAAGGACCTTAGACGATTCCTCCACAACAGATACGCGG GACAACTCCAGATAG